In Hydrogenovibrio marinus, a single genomic region encodes these proteins:
- a CDS encoding TolC family outer membrane protein → MKKTALNNSVRPANPFKKKAVTLVVSSMMAAGLAMTSFQSQAAYSLFDVYQMAVAHDATLAQAQATYQANQQLVKIARASLLPQVSANAAYTDSYLNEKSVDTKTADITLKQSLYQHDSWAKYSQAKYSLKKAEYTIKSAEQDIIVRVADAYFKVLLAQEDVKLAKAKEKADETQWDRAKASAQVGLASRTDVLQAKSSYDLSKSDRISAENNLDVAYEELTKLTGKPVKDLKVIALSVKLPQPQLNINTYEQQALDSNLTVLQAEEQAKVASEEVEVQKSGHWFNLSLQAQYEHTEGSAIPSYSFSAKYPNNASASIVASLPLYSGGGTSALVSQARSNYQAAEIGVRDARENAKLNARVQVRNVERGVELVAANRAAVKSNDAFLEAAEEGYKVGLKDLLEVLTARTNKFQARRNLAQSLQNVVLSRLKLEAAVGTLDADKLQRYDSILSDPVDDANPPVDSGSSS, encoded by the coding sequence ATGAAAAAAACAGCTTTGAATAATTCAGTTAGACCAGCGAATCCATTTAAAAAGAAAGCCGTCACATTAGTGGTCTCCAGCATGATGGCTGCGGGTTTAGCGATGACTTCGTTTCAGTCGCAAGCAGCTTATAGCCTATTTGATGTTTATCAGATGGCTGTCGCCCATGATGCGACGTTGGCGCAAGCACAAGCGACGTATCAGGCTAATCAACAACTGGTCAAAATCGCACGTGCGTCGTTATTACCTCAAGTCAGTGCCAATGCAGCCTATACTGACAGCTACCTGAATGAAAAATCGGTGGATACCAAAACCGCTGATATCACTTTGAAGCAGTCTCTTTACCAGCATGATTCCTGGGCAAAATACTCTCAAGCAAAATACAGTTTGAAGAAGGCTGAATACACGATTAAGAGCGCGGAGCAAGACATTATTGTCCGTGTGGCGGATGCTTACTTCAAAGTGTTGTTGGCGCAAGAAGATGTCAAACTAGCCAAGGCGAAAGAGAAGGCTGATGAAACTCAGTGGGATCGCGCTAAAGCTTCCGCTCAGGTTGGTCTGGCGAGTAGAACAGATGTGTTGCAAGCCAAGTCGAGTTATGACTTGTCAAAATCCGACCGCATCTCTGCTGAGAACAACTTGGATGTGGCTTACGAAGAGTTGACCAAGTTGACAGGCAAGCCAGTAAAAGACTTAAAAGTCATCGCTTTAAGCGTGAAGTTGCCTCAACCACAATTGAATATCAATACCTATGAACAACAAGCGCTAGATAGCAACTTGACTGTTCTACAAGCAGAAGAACAAGCTAAGGTCGCTAGTGAAGAAGTTGAAGTTCAGAAGTCAGGGCATTGGTTTAATCTAAGCTTACAAGCACAATATGAACATACCGAAGGGTCGGCTATCCCGAGTTATTCGTTCAGTGCAAAGTATCCTAATAATGCAAGTGCCAGTATTGTCGCTTCGTTGCCACTGTATTCAGGTGGTGGAACGTCAGCATTGGTCTCTCAAGCCCGTTCAAACTATCAAGCTGCAGAAATCGGGGTGCGAGATGCAAGAGAAAACGCCAAGTTGAATGCACGTGTTCAAGTGCGTAATGTTGAAAGAGGGGTTGAATTGGTCGCTGCCAACCGTGCTGCGGTGAAGTCGAATGATGCCTTCCTTGAAGCTGCCGAAGAAGGATACAAAGTCGGTTTGAAAGACTTGTTGGAAGTCCTGACTGCGCGTACCAATAAGTTCCAGGCAAGACGTAACTTGGCACAGTCGTTACAAAATGTTGTATTGAGCCGCTTGAAATTAGAGGCGGCAGTGGGAACACTAGATGCCGATAAGCTACAAAGATATGACAGTATTTTGTCTGATCCGGTTGACGATGCAAATCCACCCGTGGATTCGGGTAGCAGTTCCTAG
- a CDS encoding L,D-transpeptidase, which produces MKILISIPQQTLTLLDGEKEVKRYSVSTALAGIGNEKNSGQTPLGKHKIRAKIGDGLQKNSVLIGRRPTGEIYNDALRQEFPDRDWILTRILWLSGLEKGTNRLGNQDTMQRYIYIHGTPDTEPMGVALSHGCIRMRNEDVMDLFDRVPVGSEVEIVNG; this is translated from the coding sequence TTGAAGATTCTCATTTCTATTCCACAACAGACGTTAACGTTACTTGACGGCGAAAAAGAAGTTAAGCGTTATTCTGTGAGTACTGCTTTGGCAGGGATTGGCAATGAAAAAAACTCAGGGCAAACGCCTTTGGGTAAACACAAGATTCGTGCGAAGATTGGTGACGGATTACAAAAGAATAGTGTTCTTATAGGGCGCCGTCCAACGGGAGAAATCTATAACGATGCTTTGAGACAAGAGTTCCCGGATAGAGACTGGATATTGACCCGTATATTATGGTTGTCCGGTCTGGAAAAAGGGACGAATCGTTTAGGTAATCAAGATACGATGCAACGTTATATTTACATTCATGGCACACCAGATACCGAACCAATGGGCGTTGCGTTGTCGCACGGCTGTATTCGTATGCGCAATGAAGATGTGATGGATTTATTTGATAGAGTGCCTGTTGGCAGTGAAGTGGAGATTGTTAATGGTTAA
- a CDS encoding mechanosensitive ion channel family protein has protein sequence MSSLQDPSTVDLVTEPVKHHSPTLFEDITFSGFSELIKMFPDTWLALTQFFGSYAWLLLLLIILGFTFVIDFVIRMVLSRVVRYLQHRKKEVAKTFFVALKSPFSFYIWLSGTVFALNTILVTFKVFTDFVPYINGFKSSLALIAVAWFSIRWVQRIESYLKRLERSNSKWDPVTLEALAKIFKLTVFIITGIFVLSGLGVNLTGLIAFGGIGGVAVGFAAKDLVSNVLGGLMLYMDKPFVTGDWIRSPDKEIEGTVESIGWRMTIVRTFDKRPLYIPNGMFATISIENPSRMTNRRIKETIGVRYCDIGQVSKITSEIKTMLQEDPDIDSNQTLIVSFNGFGASSLDLLVYTFTKTIVWIEYHEVKEKILLKIAEIIDNHGAEIAFPTRTLYMEDSVKLEQVANAEQGKKK, from the coding sequence ATGAGTAGTTTGCAAGATCCATCCACAGTTGATTTGGTAACGGAGCCGGTGAAACATCATTCTCCAACATTGTTTGAGGATATTACTTTTTCAGGGTTTTCTGAGCTGATTAAAATGTTCCCAGACACTTGGCTTGCGTTGACACAGTTTTTTGGCTCTTATGCCTGGCTCTTGCTGTTGCTAATTATTCTAGGCTTTACCTTCGTTATCGATTTTGTGATTCGCATGGTATTGTCTCGTGTGGTTCGCTATCTTCAGCATCGAAAAAAGGAAGTGGCGAAGACCTTTTTTGTTGCGTTGAAATCGCCGTTTTCCTTCTACATATGGTTGTCTGGGACAGTATTCGCTCTGAATACAATACTGGTAACTTTTAAGGTCTTTACCGATTTTGTTCCTTATATCAATGGCTTTAAATCTTCCCTCGCGCTGATTGCGGTGGCTTGGTTCTCGATTCGCTGGGTTCAGCGGATCGAGAGTTATTTAAAGCGTTTAGAGCGTTCGAACAGCAAGTGGGATCCAGTGACACTTGAAGCTTTGGCAAAAATATTCAAGCTGACGGTTTTTATCATTACCGGTATTTTTGTACTGAGTGGTCTAGGGGTTAATCTGACTGGACTGATTGCCTTTGGTGGTATTGGTGGTGTGGCTGTCGGTTTCGCTGCCAAGGACTTGGTTAGTAATGTGCTGGGTGGTTTGATGCTTTATATGGATAAGCCATTCGTGACTGGAGATTGGATTCGATCACCTGATAAAGAAATTGAAGGGACTGTAGAAAGCATCGGTTGGCGAATGACGATCGTCAGAACATTTGATAAGCGCCCGCTGTATATCCCAAACGGCATGTTTGCCACCATTTCTATTGAAAACCCATCGCGAATGACTAATCGTCGTATCAAAGAAACGATTGGTGTTCGATATTGTGATATCGGTCAGGTGTCGAAAATCACGTCTGAAATTAAAACTATGCTTCAGGAGGATCCAGACATAGACAGCAATCAAACCCTGATTGTCAGTTTCAACGGGTTTGGCGCATCGTCTCTGGATTTATTGGTTTACACCTTTACCAAAACGATAGTTTGGATTGAGTACCATGAAGTGAAAGAAAAGATACTGCTTAAAATCGCGGAAATCATTGATAACCACGGTGCGGAAATTGCCTTCCCGACCAGAACGCTTTATATGGAAGACTCAGTCAAACTTGAGCAGGTGGCGAATGCTGAGCAGGGGAAGAAAAAGTAA
- the nikB gene encoding nickel ABC transporter permease, with product MLQYLVRLVGSLIFISWVVGSMVFFLIHLVPGDPVEVMLGDWASPADADALRHQLGLDLPLFQQYIHYLTGIVQGDFGQSLFYQQPVSELITNRFPYTLQLALLSLLIAVLIAFPLGIWASIRAGKWPDHLAMSVSLIGVSVPNFWLGPMLILAFSIGLSLLPVSGAEQPFSWVLPAITLGTALAAILARMLRASLLEIYHEDFIRTARAKGLSGAAVYGKHALMNAMLPVITVLGLQLGTLLGGAVITEVVFDWPGLGQLLVESIQRRDYPVVQACILIISVAYILVNGLTEVVYAWLDPRIRLAK from the coding sequence ATGCTCCAGTACCTCGTTCGTTTGGTAGGTTCACTTATCTTCATTTCCTGGGTCGTCGGTTCGATGGTTTTCTTCTTGATTCATCTTGTACCGGGCGATCCTGTTGAGGTCATGCTGGGTGATTGGGCAAGTCCGGCTGATGCTGACGCACTGCGCCATCAATTGGGCTTGGACTTGCCGCTATTTCAGCAATATATTCATTATCTGACGGGTATCGTCCAGGGTGATTTTGGCCAGTCATTGTTTTATCAACAACCGGTATCCGAGTTGATCACCAATCGTTTTCCATACACTTTGCAGTTGGCATTACTGTCTTTACTGATAGCGGTATTGATTGCCTTTCCATTAGGTATTTGGGCATCTATCCGTGCGGGAAAATGGCCCGACCATCTGGCAATGTCGGTTTCTTTGATCGGGGTTTCTGTGCCTAACTTTTGGTTGGGACCAATGCTGATTCTGGCGTTTTCCATTGGTTTGTCATTGCTACCAGTGAGTGGTGCCGAGCAACCTTTTTCATGGGTATTGCCTGCCATAACCTTGGGAACGGCGTTGGCTGCGATATTGGCGAGAATGCTGCGTGCGTCGTTATTGGAAATCTACCATGAAGATTTTATAAGAACGGCAAGAGCAAAAGGTCTGTCTGGCGCTGCGGTTTACGGCAAGCATGCATTGATGAATGCCATGTTGCCTGTTATCACTGTGTTGGGTTTGCAACTTGGAACGTTGCTTGGTGGAGCGGTTATTACGGAAGTGGTGTTTGATTGGCCAGGACTGGGACAACTCTTGGTGGAGTCGATACAGCGTCGCGACTATCCTGTTGTCCAAGCCTGTATTTTGATTATCAGTGTGGCTTATATTTTGGTGAATGGTTTGACGGAAGTGGTTTATGCTTGGTTAGACCCTAGGATACGTTTAGCAAAATGA
- a CDS encoding ABC transporter substrate-binding protein: MDRRTFFKRTSSGLAGLAVWPSISLLAGCETHSSASQILVGVTSRTRVLDPRQATDALSSRLNRLIYRQLIDFNESFEPIPDLATWEMVSPTQYRFTLKVRPRFHHGKQLSSEDVVATFDSILDPKQGSPLRGSLKHITSAVALNDTQFDFHLAHPDTLFVGRLVIGILPKDLIEQDHSFLSSPIGCGACRFLSMDEQRLVLQRPDKTTLEFIPVKDATVRVLKLRKGELDLIQNDLSPELLNYCHHRDDLVVSSHFGTSFAYIGFNFEDPLLSKLEMRQALAHGINRPLIIDTLFAGEARLAGGLLVPEHWCGVPDLKGFDYDPDKARALLSELRKQTDLIKPYLNEAGEIQLSYKTSSDPTRIRLATIYQAELKKIGIALDIQSYDWGTFYSDIKKGRFQLYSLAWVGIKSPDIFQYVFDSDAIPPRGANRGRYRDAEADTLIREAGEAQSLAEEAKLYRQLQRHLQDTLAAMPLWYENQYAVMRKGVEGYQLYSDGRFDGLLKVKKMV; encoded by the coding sequence ATGGATAGGCGAACTTTTTTTAAACGAACGTCTAGTGGACTGGCTGGCTTAGCCGTTTGGCCGTCCATATCGCTATTGGCGGGTTGTGAAACTCACTCTAGTGCGAGTCAAATTCTGGTTGGTGTTACCTCAAGAACACGTGTGCTGGATCCGAGGCAAGCGACAGATGCTTTGTCGAGCCGACTTAATCGTCTGATTTACCGTCAACTAATCGATTTCAACGAGTCTTTTGAGCCGATTCCAGATTTAGCGACTTGGGAAATGGTTTCACCCACGCAATATCGTTTTACACTCAAAGTGCGTCCAAGGTTTCACCATGGTAAGCAGTTGTCTTCTGAAGATGTGGTGGCGACATTTGATTCGATTCTGGATCCCAAGCAAGGTTCTCCTCTTAGAGGATCGTTGAAGCACATCACTTCAGCCGTGGCGCTTAACGACACCCAGTTTGATTTTCATTTGGCACATCCTGATACGTTATTTGTTGGTCGTTTGGTGATTGGTATTTTGCCGAAAGATCTGATTGAGCAAGACCATTCGTTTTTGTCGTCACCAATTGGCTGCGGTGCCTGTCGTTTTCTCTCTATGGACGAACAAAGGCTTGTATTACAAAGGCCGGATAAAACAACGCTAGAGTTCATCCCGGTTAAGGATGCGACTGTCAGAGTGTTGAAACTCCGTAAGGGAGAACTGGATCTCATACAAAACGATTTGTCGCCTGAATTGTTGAATTACTGCCATCACCGCGATGATTTGGTCGTATCGTCTCATTTCGGTACCAGCTTTGCCTATATTGGCTTTAATTTTGAAGACCCTTTGTTATCCAAACTTGAGATGCGGCAGGCGCTGGCGCACGGTATTAATCGACCATTGATAATTGATACGCTGTTCGCTGGCGAAGCGCGCTTGGCTGGCGGGTTATTGGTGCCGGAGCATTGGTGTGGTGTGCCTGATTTAAAAGGGTTTGATTATGATCCTGATAAGGCACGAGCTTTGTTGTCGGAGCTAAGGAAACAAACCGATTTAATCAAACCTTATCTAAACGAAGCTGGAGAAATCCAGCTGAGCTATAAAACTTCATCGGATCCGACGCGAATTCGGCTGGCGACCATCTATCAAGCTGAGTTGAAGAAAATCGGTATCGCGCTCGATATTCAAAGTTATGACTGGGGAACCTTTTACAGCGACATCAAAAAAGGGCGTTTCCAGTTGTATAGCCTTGCGTGGGTGGGGATTAAGAGCCCGGACATTTTTCAGTACGTGTTTGACTCAGATGCCATTCCGCCCAGAGGCGCGAACCGAGGGCGTTATCGTGATGCGGAAGCGGACACCTTGATTCGTGAAGCAGGAGAGGCACAATCCTTAGCGGAAGAAGCTAAACTCTATCGACAGCTACAACGTCATTTACAAGATACACTGGCGGCAATGCCCTTATGGTATGAAAACCAGTATGCTGTAATGAGAAAGGGCGTAGAAGGCTATCAGCTATATTCCGACGGCCGTTTCGACGGGCTGCTTAAAGTCAAAAAAATGGTTTGA
- the murB gene encoding UDP-N-acetylmuramate dehydrogenase: MRIQANYSLKNRNTFHIDVKAHYFVEIEKQSDITTLRSDLKIAALPWMIMGCGSNLLFTHDLDKVVVTCRFKKIKIVKEDADNVWLSVGAGLDWHTFVEHTVDQGYWGLENLALIPGTVGAAPVQNIGAYGAEAEDTITRVQTLNLFNGERREFRHSDCQFGYRQSIFKTEYENSLLVHRVTFRLRKAHAGQPNLYYEPLKEALSDKEKGELTSRDIFDAVVKIRQNRIPDPHIYGNAGSFFKNPIVSEEYFQELVEKHGDIPYHKTLDNQYKIPAAWLIEKAGWKGKRCVNKKAGVSEKHALFLVNYGDAKGEDIVMLSQHIREDIDHKFGIHLECEVIILK, translated from the coding sequence ATGCGTATTCAGGCTAATTATTCCCTAAAAAACCGAAATACTTTCCATATTGATGTCAAAGCGCATTATTTTGTTGAAATAGAAAAACAATCAGACATCACCACTTTGCGCTCTGACCTTAAAATTGCCGCCCTTCCCTGGATGATTATGGGGTGTGGAAGTAACCTGCTTTTTACCCATGATCTGGACAAAGTGGTTGTCACCTGTCGTTTTAAAAAAATTAAGATTGTTAAAGAAGATGCTGATAATGTCTGGTTATCGGTTGGTGCAGGGTTAGACTGGCACACTTTTGTGGAACACACCGTTGATCAAGGTTACTGGGGATTGGAAAATCTTGCCCTTATTCCTGGCACCGTCGGTGCAGCGCCCGTACAAAACATTGGTGCTTATGGTGCAGAAGCTGAGGATACCATTACTCGCGTTCAAACCCTTAACCTGTTCAATGGCGAAAGAAGAGAATTCCGACATTCAGACTGCCAATTCGGCTACCGCCAAAGTATCTTTAAAACCGAATATGAAAATTCATTATTAGTACACCGAGTCACCTTTAGATTAAGAAAAGCTCATGCAGGGCAACCTAATCTTTACTATGAACCTTTGAAAGAAGCACTGAGTGACAAGGAAAAAGGCGAGCTAACATCCCGCGACATTTTCGATGCGGTAGTGAAGATAAGACAGAATCGCATCCCTGACCCCCATATTTACGGTAATGCAGGCAGTTTCTTTAAGAACCCTATTGTTTCAGAAGAATATTTCCAAGAACTCGTTGAGAAACACGGTGATATTCCCTATCACAAGACACTGGATAACCAATATAAGATTCCAGCAGCTTGGTTAATAGAAAAAGCTGGCTGGAAAGGCAAAAGATGTGTTAACAAAAAAGCTGGTGTTTCCGAGAAGCATGCGCTGTTCTTAGTGAATTACGGTGATGCCAAGGGAGAAGACATTGTTATGCTATCCCAACATATTCGTGAAGATATTGATCATAAGTTCGGCATTCACTTGGAGTGTGAAGTGATCATATTGAAGTAA
- a CDS encoding ABC transporter permease, with translation MMKSMQFQSIRDLRNYLVSFKVLPLLVVLIWLMMAVSGAFVGDEATQIDLKKLLAFGVDQSWLGYDELGRPVWDRLLMGAQTSFLVALGVVVFSSIIGTTIGVYSAYVGGWTDKVILKIIDVFLAFPGLLLAIALAAILGPGIENVVFALVTVGWVSYARLARAQTLSLRNREHIQAAKAFGVPTYLILWRHLLPLILAPLGVEATFGIAGAVISEAGLSFLGLGVQAPDASWGSMIREGTRYLLVAPHLVLAPGLALMMVVLAVNLLGDQWRDHLDVKAKSRRE, from the coding sequence ATGATGAAGTCAATGCAGTTTCAATCTATTCGCGATTTACGAAATTACCTGGTTAGCTTTAAGGTGCTGCCATTGTTGGTGGTGCTTATATGGCTAATGATGGCCGTATCGGGTGCGTTTGTCGGCGATGAAGCAACGCAAATTGATTTGAAGAAACTACTCGCTTTTGGTGTTGATCAAAGCTGGTTGGGGTATGACGAATTAGGGCGTCCTGTGTGGGATAGACTGCTTATGGGCGCACAAACCTCTTTTTTGGTGGCGCTGGGTGTTGTGGTCTTCTCTTCAATCATCGGCACAACTATTGGTGTTTATAGTGCTTATGTTGGCGGTTGGACGGATAAGGTTATCCTGAAGATAATAGATGTCTTTTTGGCCTTTCCAGGTTTGTTGCTGGCAATTGCTTTGGCGGCTATTTTAGGGCCAGGAATTGAAAATGTTGTCTTTGCTTTGGTGACGGTAGGTTGGGTAAGTTACGCGAGATTGGCACGGGCACAGACGCTAAGTTTACGTAACCGCGAGCATATTCAAGCAGCTAAGGCTTTTGGAGTACCGACTTATTTGATTTTATGGCGCCACTTGTTGCCATTAATATTGGCGCCTTTAGGGGTTGAAGCCACTTTTGGTATTGCCGGTGCGGTGATTTCAGAGGCGGGGCTTTCTTTCCTTGGGTTGGGGGTACAAGCTCCAGATGCGTCTTGGGGAAGCATGATTAGAGAAGGAACTCGTTACCTTCTGGTTGCGCCACATTTGGTGCTGGCCCCAGGTCTAGCGTTGATGATGGTGGTCTTAGCTGTTAATTTGCTGGGAGATCAGTGGCGAGATCACTTGGATGTGAAGGCAAAGTCCCGCAGAGAATGA
- a CDS encoding CYTH domain-containing protein has protein sequence MAREIERKFLVANLDWKQLAKKKTHMAQGYLNDIQQPGSKSSIRIRLEGDEATINIKSLEIGLSRDEYEYPVDVSDAEKMLKTLAVGPVIEKVRYLVDIEEHTWEIDEFLGDNDGLIVAEVELDSEDEALELPEWIGREVTNIVRYYNISLTQKPYTTWSEDEKNSFE, from the coding sequence ATGGCAAGAGAGATTGAAAGAAAGTTTCTGGTTGCAAACCTTGACTGGAAACAGCTTGCGAAAAAGAAAACGCACATGGCACAAGGCTATTTGAATGATATTCAGCAGCCTGGTAGTAAAAGTTCCATTCGTATCCGTTTGGAGGGAGATGAAGCGACTATCAACATCAAGAGTTTGGAAATTGGTCTCAGTCGGGATGAATATGAATATCCGGTTGATGTCTCAGATGCAGAGAAAATGCTTAAAACACTTGCTGTTGGCCCTGTAATCGAGAAGGTGCGTTATTTAGTAGACATTGAAGAACATACCTGGGAAATCGACGAATTTTTAGGGGATAATGACGGATTGATTGTCGCGGAAGTGGAACTGGACAGCGAAGATGAAGCGCTGGAACTACCTGAATGGATTGGGCGCGAAGTGACGAATATCGTTCGTTATTACAATATCAGTCTGACCCAGAAGCCCTACACCACCTGGAGTGAAGATGAAAAAAACAGCTTTGAATAA
- the nagZ gene encoding beta-N-acetylhexosaminidase — protein sequence MEKTVQGKAMSLGSVMIDIEGTRLTEVDRERLMTPLVAGVILFSRHFESVEQLQKLTQEIHSLRHPRLLIAVDHEGGRVQRFKEGFSRLPAMRLIGHLYDTSPEKAKEVASNVGWLMATELLAVGVDFSFAPVVDLDFGGSRVIGDRAFHSNPQVVADLTWHLMNGMHKAGMASVAKHFPGHGYIEADTHYEIAVDERGFNEIAQHDLQPFLRLIENQVEAVMPAHVIYPKVDALPAGFSKHWLQDVLRKQCHFEGAIISDDLSMKAAEVFGTPAKRVTMALEAGCDLVLVCNDSMAADDVLANVHWEGDALSHARLIRLHGKPHLSYVQLHKDPTWQSKSYAVNHFVNESNQQALLG from the coding sequence ATGGAAAAAACCGTCCAAGGAAAAGCCATGTCACTTGGTAGTGTCATGATTGATATTGAAGGTACACGTCTGACGGAGGTCGACCGTGAACGATTGATGACCCCTTTGGTTGCGGGCGTGATTTTATTTTCTCGTCACTTTGAATCAGTTGAGCAGTTACAGAAGCTAACACAAGAAATCCATAGCTTGCGTCACCCTAGGTTGTTGATAGCCGTTGACCATGAAGGTGGGCGGGTACAAAGGTTTAAAGAAGGATTTAGCCGCTTGCCAGCCATGCGTTTGATTGGGCACCTCTATGATACGTCGCCCGAAAAGGCAAAAGAAGTGGCATCAAATGTTGGTTGGCTGATGGCAACGGAGCTTTTGGCGGTAGGGGTAGACTTCAGCTTTGCGCCAGTAGTCGATTTGGATTTTGGTGGTAGTCGAGTAATCGGCGATCGTGCATTTCACTCTAATCCTCAAGTGGTTGCTGACTTAACTTGGCATTTGATGAATGGTATGCATAAAGCAGGAATGGCATCAGTCGCAAAGCATTTTCCTGGGCACGGTTATATTGAAGCTGACACCCACTATGAAATTGCAGTGGATGAGAGAGGTTTCAATGAAATCGCTCAACACGATTTACAGCCGTTTTTACGCTTGATTGAAAATCAAGTGGAAGCGGTGATGCCGGCACATGTTATTTACCCGAAAGTGGACGCGTTACCTGCGGGCTTCTCCAAGCATTGGTTGCAAGATGTACTGCGCAAGCAATGTCATTTTGAAGGGGCGATTATCAGTGATGACTTGTCAATGAAAGCCGCTGAGGTTTTCGGCACGCCGGCTAAGCGTGTGACAATGGCGTTGGAAGCAGGCTGTGATTTGGTTTTGGTTTGCAATGATTCTATGGCGGCTGATGATGTATTGGCAAATGTGCACTGGGAAGGAGATGCTTTGTCTCATGCAAGACTGATCCGCCTACATGGCAAGCCACACTTAAGCTATGTACAGTTGCATAAAGACCCAACATGGCAATCAAAGTCTTATGCAGTCAACCATTTTGTTAACGAATCCAATCAACAGGCATTGTTAGGGTAA
- a CDS encoding DUF2238 domain-containing protein: MPAAIRKEHYYGAVGLWAGIFIAVLLWSTYQPKDWLTWWMEALPALIGFLLVLRYRVTVGITPLVYWLILLHCIVLMVGAHYTYAEVPLFSDLEHWLQQSRNNYDKVGHFLQGFVPVMIARELLLRQKVLSSKAWMNFFIVCFVLAFSAFYELVEWSAAMISETGAEAFLGTQGDEWDTQTDMLFALIGGIAALVTLSKLHDKQLLYFSNR; encoded by the coding sequence ATGCCGGCTGCGATTCGTAAAGAACATTATTATGGCGCAGTTGGTTTATGGGCTGGAATATTCATTGCGGTCTTATTGTGGTCAACCTATCAACCTAAAGACTGGCTCACATGGTGGATGGAAGCACTGCCTGCATTGATTGGCTTTTTGCTGGTGTTGCGATATAGAGTGACTGTCGGTATCACGCCATTGGTATATTGGCTGATTTTATTGCATTGCATTGTCTTGATGGTCGGTGCCCATTACACCTATGCAGAAGTTCCGTTGTTTTCAGATTTGGAACATTGGCTGCAACAAAGCCGAAACAATTACGATAAGGTAGGGCACTTTCTGCAAGGATTTGTCCCCGTAATGATTGCTAGAGAGCTGCTTTTAAGGCAAAAAGTACTTTCATCGAAGGCATGGATGAATTTTTTTATTGTCTGCTTTGTACTGGCTTTCAGCGCATTTTACGAGTTGGTAGAATGGAGCGCGGCCATGATTTCGGAAACGGGTGCCGAAGCTTTTCTCGGAACGCAGGGCGATGAATGGGACACGCAAACAGATATGTTATTTGCATTGATAGGTGGTATTGCCGCGTTGGTCACGCTGTCTAAGCTGCATGACAAGCAATTGCTTTATTTTTCAAACCGTTAG
- the cysM gene encoding cysteine synthase CysM: protein MKTLMDVVGNTPLIKIQRLVNANTNSVILAKLEGNNPAGSVKDRPALNMIKQAELRGEIKPGDTLIEATSGNTGIALAMVAAMLGYKMKLIMPDNMSMERKASMAAYGAELILVSKEEGMEGARDLAQKMQSEGQGTVLDQFANPDNPLAHYFTTGPEIWDETEGNITHFVSAMGTTGTIMGTSMYLKEQNPDIQVVGVQPTEGSSIPGIRRWPKEYLPSIYDDSRVDRTIDMSQALAEDTMKRMAKEEGIFAGVSSGGAMAAALQIANETENALIVTIVCDRGDRYLSTGVFNPKN from the coding sequence ATGAAAACTTTAATGGATGTCGTTGGAAACACCCCCTTGATTAAAATCCAACGTTTGGTGAATGCGAATACCAATAGTGTGATTCTGGCAAAGCTTGAAGGAAATAACCCGGCCGGTTCGGTGAAAGATCGACCCGCTCTAAACATGATCAAGCAGGCCGAGCTACGCGGAGAAATCAAGCCGGGCGATACGCTGATTGAAGCGACAAGTGGCAACACAGGGATTGCTTTGGCGATGGTTGCCGCGATGTTGGGTTATAAGATGAAATTGATTATGCCGGACAATATGTCTATGGAGCGTAAGGCATCTATGGCGGCCTATGGCGCTGAATTGATTTTGGTGTCAAAAGAAGAGGGCATGGAAGGTGCTCGAGACCTAGCACAGAAAATGCAGTCAGAAGGACAAGGAACCGTTCTCGATCAATTTGCCAATCCAGATAATCCATTGGCGCACTATTTCACCACCGGTCCAGAAATTTGGGATGAAACCGAAGGCAATATCACGCATTTTGTCAGTGCAATGGGAACGACGGGAACCATTATGGGAACCTCCATGTACCTTAAAGAACAAAATCCAGATATTCAGGTGGTTGGCGTACAGCCAACCGAGGGCTCTTCCATTCCCGGCATTCGCCGCTGGCCGAAAGAATATTTACCCAGTATCTATGATGACTCTCGCGTAGACCGCACCATTGATATGTCTCAAGCTCTTGCTGAAGACACCATGAAACGCATGGCGAAAGAAGAGGGTATTTTCGCTGGTGTCTCTTCGGGTGGAGCGATGGCTGCGGCTTTGCAAATTGCCAATGAAACGGAAAATGCGCTGATCGTGACAATTGTTTGCGATAGAGGAGATCGTTACCTTTCAACGGGTGTTTTTAACCCAAAAAACTAA